DNA sequence from the Geobacter sp. AOG2 genome:
GTTTCCCGCTCCAACGTCGTCACAATTTCTTCCAACCCTTTGATTTCACGCTTTTTATGGATGATGCCTTGTTGGACCTGCTCGGCGGAGCCGCCGGTGACAATCCCGCCCAATGCCGCCATATCACCATCCCGAGTGACAAAAATAAGCTCTGGGTGCTGCCGGGCAAGGCGAATAGCGTCGGCGATCCCATCCACCAGCAGGGCATTGGCCAGCATGAATCGGATCAGGCCACCGAACGGCCCATTGACCGCGACCAGACCGGACAGTGCCGTGGCTCCTGTTACTGTGGGGGCGGGTTTGGCAGCCTGTTCCAGGGGGAGGGCGATGCTGGCCCGGCCTCCATTATTTCCCTTGAGAAACCCAAGGGCCGTCAGAGCACTGTCATCATCCATACAGAGTATACACTGGAGCCGGTCCGCCAGCACCGCCTCCACGGCGGCCTCAAGCTCGGGAGGAGCATCGACGGCATCGGCCACGACCCCGCTGAAGCGGGAGCGCAACCCTTCTTCCTTCATAAGCTTGCGTACTCCCTGCCCGTAACCGGCAAACTGGGCCTCCAACTCCCGCAGGGAGTGGAGCCGGGACGAGGTACGGCTCAGGTCGTCCCTCCGGGTCTGCCAGCTCTTTTCCACCTCGGGCAGGCGCTGCCTTAGTTCCGCCTCGCGTCCGCGCAGGTTGTTCAACTCCACCTGGAACTGCTCCTGCTCCTGGTGCGCCTCGGCTATCTGGGTTGTCAACGCTCCGGCGCGCTGTCCGGTCAGCTCCAATCGTTCCCTGAGTTGTAGCTCTTCGCGGCGGTGGCGCTCGAACCGTTCAGCCAGGCCGGATAGGCGCTTTTGGGCCGTTTCGTGCCGAAACTTGTACTGGGATGACTCGGCCAGGGCCGCAAAAAGCTCCTTGCGCCGCGCCTCCTGCCTGCGGCCGAGTTCTTCTTCGGCCTGCTGGTGCCCGGCCAGTTCTTCCTCGGCCCGCTGCAGCTCCGCCTGCATGGCAGCGGTATCGGTGGTGGAACTGTCCCGGCGCAGTTGCAGCAACCCTCGGCGCTCCGAACACTCGGCCAGACGCTTTTCCCGCTCTCCGGCTTCGCCTCCCAGGCGCTCAAGCCGCCCCTCCAGCGCGGTAAATTCCTTACGCTGAAAGCTCAGGCCGTTCTCGGCCGCGTTGAACTCGCTCCTGACCCGGAAGATGTCTTCCTGGGTTACAGCCAATCGCTTTTCAGCCTCCAGCAAACGGAGCCGGGCCTCCTCCGCCTGGGACTCTCCCAGGGCCGCCCCGGCGAACACCACACGGATGCGCTCGTTGAGCGCCGCCAGTTCCCGTTCCGCATCTCCCCGTTGGGTCTGGGCATCGCGGTAGTCGCGGGCTACGAACAATAGTTCGATCTCCCGGAGTTCGTCCCGGTATTCGCGAAAATTCTCGGCCTTTTTCGCCTGGCGCTGCAACGAGGCCAACTGTCGCCGAATTTCCCCCAACACGTCGTTCAGGCGGGAGAGGTTCTGACGGGTCCCCTCGATTTTCTTCAAAGCCATCTGCTTGCGTGACTTGAACTTGGTGACCCCGGCTGCCTCCTCGATCAGGAAGCGTCGCTCCTCCGGCCGGGAGTGCAGAATCATGCCAATCTTGCCCTGTTCGATGATCGAATAGGCGCGGGTGCCGACGCCGGTATCCATGAACAGCTCGGTGATGTCCATCAGGCGGCAGGGGGTCTTGTTGATCAGGTATTCGCTCTCGCCGTCTCGGTAGAGTCGGCGGGTAAGCTGAATTTCGGCATATTC
Encoded proteins:
- the smc gene encoding chromosome segregation protein SMC is translated as MKIKRLEISGFKSFADKVVLDFQQAVTGVVGPNGCGKSNIVDAIRWCMGEQSAKNLRGKAMEDVIFAGSETRKQLGVAEVSLVFSTEDGRAPAKYLEYAEIQLTRRLYRDGESEYLINKTPCRLMDITELFMDTGVGTRAYSIIEQGKIGMILHSRPEERRFLIEEAAGVTKFKSRKQMALKKIEGTRQNLSRLNDVLGEIRRQLASLQRQAKKAENFREYRDELREIELLFVARDYRDAQTQRGDAERELAALNERIRVVFAGAALGESQAEEARLRLLEAEKRLAVTQEDIFRVRSEFNAAENGLSFQRKEFTALEGRLERLGGEAGEREKRLAECSERRGLLQLRRDSSTTDTAAMQAELQRAEEELAGHQQAEEELGRRQEARRKELFAALAESSQYKFRHETAQKRLSGLAERFERHRREELQLRERLELTGQRAGALTTQIAEAHQEQEQFQVELNNLRGREAELRQRLPEVEKSWQTRRDDLSRTSSRLHSLRELEAQFAGYGQGVRKLMKEEGLRSRFSGVVADAVDAPPELEAAVEAVLADRLQCILCMDDDSALTALGFLKGNNGGRASIALPLEQAAKPAPTVTGATALSGLVAVNGPFGGLIRFMLANALLVDGIADAIRLARQHPELIFVTRDGDMAALGGIVTGGSAEQVQQGIIHKKREIKGLEEIVTTLERETASLANERDELRRHAQEVAEGLKIAGSQAHQAELKRTGLTKDHQLAAAEIARIEERLALQAMETATLDEERQGLEAELQQSHERLGETDSVSRELEQEVGRLKEELEAQREKTAGARERVTAIRVQTATLKEQHEAYLRDIADLERQVDELTRRLAADRQELETGGGERQRLLAAIAAESERLEALVRRQAEAESLLASARSACEEAGGALAEAEARTKKAREESDSVRQLQADLNLRFSTLSLKTEHLERSVQDNNRITMAEALARLETATFDEVARRARQVELQRLLDDMGEVNLLAIEECAGMEERFNFLSSQKNDLEESLRSLQQAIQRINRTTRQRFLETYNQVNATFQEVFPRLFCGGRAELRLTNEEDLLETGIDIIVQPPGKKLQNVTLLSGGEKALTAVALIFSIFLIKPTPFCLLDEVDAPLDDANIGRFNDMVREMSAVSQFIIITHNKATMQVADTLYGITMEEPGASRIVSVRLH